One Actinomycetospora corticicola genomic window, CTCGAGGAGCGCGGTCTCGGTGGCGGCCCCACCGATCAGCACCGCGCCGAACCCCCGGAGCGCGTCGAGGCCGGCGTCCGCGTCGTCCAGCAGCCGCCGCAGCTGCGTGGGCACGAGGGAGAGCCGGGTGACCGCCGGGCGGGCGGCCCGGACGGCGGCGGCGAACGCGTCGGGCCGGAAGCCGTCGCGCAGATCCATCACCGCGGCCGGCGTCCCGGCCCGGGCCGAGCGCAGCAGCACCTGCACCCCGGCGACGTGGTGCGCGGGGAGCGCGAGCAGCCAGCGGCCCTCGCCGCCGAGCCGGGCGGCCGTCGACGTCGCGGACGCGGCGAGCGCCGTGCCGGAGAGCAGGACGGCCTTGGGGACGCCGGTGGAGCCCGACGTCGTCACCACCGCGGCGACGCCGGGGCCGACCGGGGCGCGCAGCGTCGCCGGCGGGGGCGGGTCGTCGGGACCCGTCGGCAGGACCGCGGGGCCGTGCCCGGCCACGGCCGCCACGAGCCGCTCGCCGAGCGCGCGGGCGGCGGCGGCGGACCCGTCGGTGGCGACGACCTCGACGGGGCGGGTGCGGTCCATGGCCCCCACGGTAGGCCGCACCGACGGGCAAGATCGGGATCGGGGACTACCGTGGACCGGTGGGCGATCTCGTCACGACCACCGGCGGCGTGGAGCTCCGGGCGGTCCCGGTGGCCCTCCCGATGCGCGTCCGGTTCCGCGGCATCACCGTCCGGGAGACGCTGCTGCTCGCCGGTCCCGACGGCGGGTGGGGCGAGTTCTGCCCGTTCGTCGAGTACGACGACGACGAGGCCGTGCCCTGGCTGCGCTGCGCGCTGGAGTCGGCGCTCGGCCCCGCCTGGCCGCCCCCGCGACGGACGCGGATCCCGGTGAACGCGACCGTCCCCGCCGTCGACCCCGAGCAGGCGCACCGCACCGTCACCGCGTCCGGGGCCGGCACCGCGAAGGTGAAGGTCGCCGAGGCCGGCCAGGACCCGGGGGAGGACCTCGCCCGGGTCGAGGCGGTCCGCGCGGCCCTGGGCCCGGCCGGACGGATCCGCGTCGACGCCAACGGCGGCTGGCCGGTCGACGCGGCCGTCACGGCGATCCGCGCGCTGGACCGGGCGGCCGGCGGCCTGGAGTACGTCGAGCAGCCGTGCCGCACCGTCGAGGAGCTGGCCGCGGTGCGCCGTCGGGTGGACGTCCCGGTGGCCGCCGACGAGTCGATCCGCCGGGCGTCCGACCCGATGCGGGTGGTCGAGGCCGAGGCGGCCGACGTCGCGGTGGTCAAGGTCGCGCCGCTCGGCGGGGTCGCGGCGTCGCTGCGCATCGCCGAGGCGATCGGGCTGCCGTGCGTGGTGTCCTCCGCGGTGGAGAGCTCGGTCGGTCTCGCCGCGGGCCTCGCCCTCGCCGGGGCGCTGCCCGAACTGCCGTACGCCTGCGGGCTCGGGACGACGAGCCTGCTCGCGCAGGACACGGTGGCGGCGTCGCTCGTGCCCGACGCCGGGTGGTTGCCGGTGCTGCCCGCAGCCCCCACGCCCGTCGTCGGGGAGGCCATGTCCCCGGACCGGGCCACGTGGTGGCTCGACCGGGTGAGCCGGGTGCTACGCCTGGTCGACGACCGGTGAACCCCGACCCCGACCCCGACCCGCGGGGACGGACACGCCGGGGCTGGTGACCGTCCCTCGACCCGTGTCGGGTATAGCGTGCGGAGCGTGACGGGCAGGGCGTCCTTGGTGACGGGGGAACGATGACCGCGGTGGCTCGGGGATCGTCGGCGGGGGCGTCGGCGGCCGGCGAGCCCGAGGGTCCTCCGGTGCACGTCCGGACCGCCTTCGGCGTCCGGGACTCGGTACCGCGGCCCCGTCCGCACCTGCCCGGCCCCGCCTGGAGCTGCGACGGTGTGCTGCTGCGCCCGGTGTCGGACACCGTGCTCGCCGCCTGGTCGGCCGCGACGCTCGAGGAACTGGCCGGCGGGGGCGTCGACGGCATCCGGCTCGCCCGGCCGGTCCGCGCCTCCGACGGCCGCCGCGTGGTGTCCGGCTGGTCGGCCTGCCACGACGTCGCGGGGGAGGTCCGCCCGCGGCACGACGACGTGGTGGCGGTCTCACTGCGCCTGCACCGCGCCACCGCCCGGCTGTCCCGCCCCCGCCTGGTCGACGACCGGGACGACATCCTCGCGCGCGCCGACCGCGCGGCGTTCGGCGAGAAGACGGTGCCGCTCGACCCCGAGACCGGCGGCGACCTGTTCGCCGAGCTCGCCCGCCGTCGGGTGTCCTCGACGCTGCCGCTGCAGCTCGTGCACGGCGACCTGTTCGGCACCGTGCTCTTCGAGGGGGCCGGGGCGGGCGAGGACGCGACCCCGCCCGCCGTCCTGGACCTCGTCCCGTTCTGGCGGCCGGTGGAGTGGGCGGCGGCCGTGGTCGTCGTGGACGCCCTCGCGTGGGGCGGCGCCGACGCGGGCATCGTCGGTCGCTGGTCGCACCTGCAGGCGTGGCCGCAGATGCTGCTGCACGGCCTGCTGTTCCGGCTGGCCGTGCACGCCCAGCACCCGGCGTGCACCAAGGAGTCGCTGCGCGGGCTCGAGCACGCCGCCCGCGTCATCACCGAACTGCTCTAGCCAACCGTGACGGGAGGCTCTCCTTCCGTCGTCCGCCCGCAACACGACGTCATCGCCGTGTAACGCCCGATTCCTACCGTCCGGTCCCGAACGGGGCGCACCACGGATCGCCCCCTGCGGGAGGCGGACGCGATGACGGTGCAGGCCAGGTCCGAGGGACCGGTCCGGGGGCGGTGGATCGACGACTGGCGCCCGGAGGACGAGTCCTTCTGGCAGGGCGGCGGGAAGCGGGTCGCGAACCGCAACCTGTGGTTCTCCGTCTTCTCCGAGCACATCGGGTTCTCGATCTGGACCCTGTGGTCGGTCCTCGTGCTCTTCATGCCGAACGACGCGTTCGGGCTCGACGTGGCCGGGAAGTTCTTCCTCGTCGCGATGCCGACGCTCGTCGGGTCGTTCCTGCGCCTGCCCTACACGATGGCCGTCGCGGTGTTCGGCGGCCGCAACTGGTCGATCATCGCCGCGGCGCTGCTGCTCGTCCCGACGATCCTCGCGGCGTTCATCGTCCAGCCCGGCGTCAGCTACACGACGCTCATGGTGCTCGCGGCGATCGCGGGCGTCGGCGGCGGCAACTTCGCCTCGTCGATGACCAACATCAACGCGTTCTTCCCCGACCGGTACAAGGGCTACGCGCTCGGCCTCAACGCCGGCGGCGGGAACCTCGGCGTCGCGGTGATCCAGCTGCTCGGCCTGCTCATCCTCGCGACGGCGGGCGGCGGCGTCACCGGCATCCGCATCCTGCTCGGGATCTACATCCCGCTCGTCGTGATCGCCACGCTCTGCTCGGCGATCTTCATGGACAACCTGAGTACCGTGCGCAACGACACCGGTGCGCTCAAGGAGGCGACGAAGGAGGCCCAGACCTGGGTCATCTCCTTCCTCTACATCGGCACCTTCGGCTCGTTCATCGGTTACAGCTTCGCCTTCGGCCTCGTGCTGCAGAACCAGTTCGGCCGGACCCCGCTGCAGGCGGCGACCCTGACCTTCATCGGCCCGCTGCTCGGGTCGCTCATCCGCCCGGTCGGCGGCTGGCTCTCCGACCGCATCGGCGGGGTGCGGGTGACCTTCTGGAACTTCGTCGCGATGGCCGTCTCCTCGCTGATCTGCATCATCGCCTCGGGGCAGCAGTCGCTCGGCCTGTTCGTCGTCGGCTTCACCCTGCTGTTCATCACCTCCGGGATCGGCAACGGCTCGGTCTACAAGATGATCCCGGCGATCTTCCGGACGAAGGCCCTGGCCGCGTCGGAGTCGACGGGCCGGGACACCGACGCCTCCCTGCTGTGGGCACGCCGCATCTCCGGCGCCGTCATCGGGATCGCCGGCGCGATCGGCGCCTTCGGCGGCCTGCTGATCAACCTCGCGTTCCGGCAGTCCTTCCTCACCGTGAAGAGCGGCGTGCCGGCGTTCTGGGCGTTCCTCGCCTTCTACGCCGTCTGCTTCGTCGTGACCTACCTCGTCTACATGCGCAACGCGAAGGCGGCGACCGACCCGAAGACCGGGTCCACGGTCTCGTACGCGTCGGTGTAGGTGGCTTCGCCCGGTGAGCAGAAAAGGTCGCCGTAGCGACCTTTTCTGCTCACCTGC contains:
- a CDS encoding o-succinylbenzoate synthase, which translates into the protein MGDLVTTTGGVELRAVPVALPMRVRFRGITVRETLLLAGPDGGWGEFCPFVEYDDDEAVPWLRCALESALGPAWPPPRRTRIPVNATVPAVDPEQAHRTVTASGAGTAKVKVAEAGQDPGEDLARVEAVRAALGPAGRIRVDANGGWPVDAAVTAIRALDRAAGGLEYVEQPCRTVEELAAVRRRVDVPVAADESIRRASDPMRVVEAEAADVAVVKVAPLGGVAASLRIAEAIGLPCVVSSAVESSVGLAAGLALAGALPELPYACGLGTTSLLAQDTVAASLVPDAGWLPVLPAAPTPVVGEAMSPDRATWWLDRVSRVLRLVDDR
- a CDS encoding TIGR02569 family protein, with translation MTAVARGSSAGASAAGEPEGPPVHVRTAFGVRDSVPRPRPHLPGPAWSCDGVLLRPVSDTVLAAWSAATLEELAGGGVDGIRLARPVRASDGRRVVSGWSACHDVAGEVRPRHDDVVAVSLRLHRATARLSRPRLVDDRDDILARADRAAFGEKTVPLDPETGGDLFAELARRRVSSTLPLQLVHGDLFGTVLFEGAGAGEDATPPAVLDLVPFWRPVEWAAAVVVVDALAWGGADAGIVGRWSHLQAWPQMLLHGLLFRLAVHAQHPACTKESLRGLEHAARVITELL
- a CDS encoding nitrate/nitrite transporter, translated to MTVQARSEGPVRGRWIDDWRPEDESFWQGGGKRVANRNLWFSVFSEHIGFSIWTLWSVLVLFMPNDAFGLDVAGKFFLVAMPTLVGSFLRLPYTMAVAVFGGRNWSIIAAALLLVPTILAAFIVQPGVSYTTLMVLAAIAGVGGGNFASSMTNINAFFPDRYKGYALGLNAGGGNLGVAVIQLLGLLILATAGGGVTGIRILLGIYIPLVVIATLCSAIFMDNLSTVRNDTGALKEATKEAQTWVISFLYIGTFGSFIGYSFAFGLVLQNQFGRTPLQAATLTFIGPLLGSLIRPVGGWLSDRIGGVRVTFWNFVAMAVSSLICIIASGQQSLGLFVVGFTLLFITSGIGNGSVYKMIPAIFRTKALAASESTGRDTDASLLWARRISGAVIGIAGAIGAFGGLLINLAFRQSFLTVKSGVPAFWAFLAFYAVCFVVTYLVYMRNAKAATDPKTGSTVSYASV